Proteins found in one Gimesia chilikensis genomic segment:
- a CDS encoding ATP-binding protein — protein sequence MKRLIENAQEGGKATLLVIQGVDLGTRFQLGTDPASVGRGVRNEIRILDTEASRQHATISFKNGSYIITDQNSSNGTMVNGTQVQSARLSNGDHIQIGRSLLLFSSQAIDEDSRYMAEKIDLISSEDSNQSSITHEVNHEFDSMVLDTADVSGIVQQQDVQNDLQALYRIAEAAVSPTISQEELLKRILDLTINTVGADRGCMLITDPQSGEIQPQIFSSRAEKKSGARMPVSHSIVDYVLNKKQGVRTSDAQRDQRFEGGRSILQAGIREAMCVPMQGRHELMGVIYVDTTTSHPEALLKNGAVEKFSEEHLRLLVAIGRQSALAIENYRFQNAMLKAERFAAMGQTIATLSHHIKNILQGVRGGSYLIDMGLNKSEEDLVRKGWNIVEKNQNKIYHLVMDMLTFSTERKPALEPGSINTPVKDVHELMQARAEECGVQLKCELDPELPESVFDHEGIHRAILNIVINAIDAVEGLEQGIVLLETRYLAKPDQILIMVSDNGPGIPADQISKIFNLFESTKGARGTGIGLAVSQKIIREHGGEISIESEAGKGSRFTLTVPRLDEDHPHATLSNI from the coding sequence ATGAAAAGGCTGATAGAAAACGCACAAGAGGGGGGCAAAGCGACCCTGCTGGTTATCCAGGGAGTGGACCTCGGAACCCGCTTCCAGTTGGGAACAGATCCCGCCAGTGTGGGCAGAGGAGTGCGAAACGAGATCCGGATTCTGGATACGGAAGCCTCCCGTCAGCACGCTACGATCTCCTTCAAGAACGGTTCCTACATCATCACCGACCAGAACAGTTCGAATGGAACAATGGTCAACGGGACCCAGGTTCAATCCGCCCGGCTGAGTAACGGCGATCATATTCAAATTGGACGCAGTCTGCTGCTGTTCTCCAGCCAGGCGATCGATGAAGACTCCCGCTACATGGCGGAAAAGATCGACCTGATCAGCAGCGAGGATTCAAATCAGTCCAGCATTACCCACGAAGTCAATCACGAGTTTGACTCCATGGTACTGGACACGGCAGATGTCTCCGGAATTGTCCAGCAGCAGGATGTGCAAAACGACCTGCAGGCCCTGTACCGCATCGCAGAAGCAGCTGTCAGCCCGACCATTTCACAGGAAGAACTACTCAAGCGCATCCTCGACCTGACCATCAATACGGTTGGCGCCGATCGGGGCTGTATGCTGATCACCGACCCGCAGTCGGGTGAAATCCAACCTCAGATCTTCAGCAGTCGTGCCGAGAAGAAGTCCGGCGCACGCATGCCGGTCTCCCACAGCATTGTTGATTACGTGCTCAACAAAAAACAGGGGGTCCGCACCTCCGACGCGCAGCGCGATCAACGATTCGAAGGGGGTCGCAGCATTCTGCAGGCAGGCATTCGCGAAGCCATGTGCGTCCCCATGCAGGGCCGCCATGAACTGATGGGCGTCATCTACGTTGACACGACGACTTCTCATCCCGAAGCGTTGCTCAAGAACGGAGCCGTCGAAAAATTCAGCGAAGAACACCTGCGACTCCTGGTCGCCATCGGTCGTCAGTCCGCTTTGGCCATTGAAAACTACCGCTTCCAGAATGCGATGTTGAAAGCGGAACGCTTTGCTGCCATGGGCCAGACCATCGCGACCCTGAGCCACCATATCAAAAACATCCTGCAAGGGGTTCGCGGCGGCAGTTACCTGATCGACATGGGACTCAACAAGTCCGAGGAAGACCTCGTCCGCAAAGGGTGGAACATTGTCGAGAAGAACCAGAACAAAATCTATCACCTGGTGATGGACATGCTGACCTTCAGCACCGAACGCAAGCCGGCCCTCGAACCAGGCTCCATCAACACGCCGGTCAAAGACGTGCACGAACTGATGCAGGCCCGTGCCGAAGAGTGCGGCGTTCAGTTGAAATGCGAACTGGATCCGGAACTGCCGGAAAGCGTATTTGACCACGAAGGCATTCATCGCGCGATCCTGAATATCGTCATCAATGCCATCGATGCCGTCGAAGGACTGGAGCAGGGGATCGTTCTGCTGGAAACTCGCTATCTCGCGAAACCCGATCAGATCCTGATCATGGTCTCCGACAATGGCCCCGGCATCCCCGCGGATCAGATCAGCAAAATCTTCAACCTGTTCGAATCCACCAAGGGCGCCCGCGGCACCGGGATCGGCCTGGCAGTCAGCCAGAAAATCATCCGCGAACATGGGGGAGAAATCAGCATCGAAAGTGAAGCCGGCAAAGGTTCCCGTTTCACGCTGACCGTTCCGCGTCTGGATGAAGATCACCCCCACGCCACGCTCTCGAATATCTAA
- a CDS encoding superoxide dismutase encodes MSYSLPDLPYAYDALEPHIDARTMEIHHTKHHQAYITKANAALEGHSDLASKSIEDLMSDLSAVPEDIRTAIRNNGGGHANHSLFWTIMSPNGGGTPSGELGDDINATFGSFDAFKEQFANAAATRFGSGWAWLSVDGGKLIVESTPNQDTPLSEGHTPILGLDVWEHAYYLNYQNKRPDYISAFFNVINWDEVAKRYAAAKG; translated from the coding sequence ATGTCTTACTCACTTCCTGACCTGCCCTATGCCTACGATGCCCTGGAACCTCACATCGATGCCCGCACGATGGAGATCCACCACACCAAGCACCACCAGGCTTACATTACCAAAGCCAACGCCGCCCTCGAAGGCCACAGCGACCTGGCTTCCAAGTCGATCGAAGACCTGATGAGCGATCTGAGCGCCGTTCCTGAAGATATCCGTACTGCCATCCGCAACAACGGCGGCGGACACGCAAACCACAGCCTGTTCTGGACCATCATGTCCCCCAACGGCGGCGGAACACCCAGCGGTGAGCTCGGTGATGACATCAACGCCACCTTCGGCAGCTTCGATGCTTTCAAAGAACAGTTCGCCAACGCGGCAGCTACCCGCTTCGGTTCCGGCTGGGCCTGGCTCTCCGTCGATGGCGGCAAACTGATTGTCGAAAGCACTCCCAACCAGGATACACCTCTCTCAGAAGGTCACACACCGATTCTGGGACTGGACGTCTGGGAACACGCATACTACCTAAACTACCAGAACAAGCGTCCTGACTACATCTCCGCATTTTTCAATGTGATTAACTGGGATGAAGTTGCCAAACGCTATGCGGCAGCCAAAGGTTAA
- a CDS encoding glycosyltransferase family 2 protein has protein sequence MHRKALVALPVFNEERHVIEVLTEVRKYAEAILVVDDGSSDRTPELLKEVSGIEVLTHPENRGYGAALKSAFDYAVAHQDEYDILVTIDCDGQHEPTLLPNLVQQMREQPADEPIDMLSGSRYLKQFDGASIPPEDRRQINVAVTRRINEQLGFDLTDTFCGLKAYRIEALAKFNVTDLGYAMPLQLWVQAAAHGMKIVEFPVPLVYLEEERSFGGSLDDAIKRKAYYDEVLDREMQAAGLTCCATDCCNDRTDSFSE, from the coding sequence ATGCACAGGAAAGCTCTGGTTGCTTTACCCGTATTCAATGAAGAACGTCATGTGATTGAGGTTTTGACCGAAGTCCGCAAGTACGCCGAGGCGATTCTGGTCGTCGACGATGGTTCTTCGGATCGGACTCCAGAGCTGCTCAAAGAAGTGTCGGGCATCGAAGTTCTCACGCATCCGGAAAATCGTGGATATGGTGCCGCTCTCAAAAGTGCCTTCGATTACGCGGTGGCGCACCAGGATGAATACGACATCCTGGTCACCATTGACTGCGATGGTCAGCATGAACCCACCCTGCTCCCGAATCTGGTCCAGCAGATGCGCGAACAACCGGCTGACGAACCAATCGACATGCTTTCGGGAAGTCGTTATCTGAAGCAGTTTGATGGTGCCAGCATTCCTCCCGAAGATCGTCGGCAGATTAACGTCGCCGTCACGCGTCGGATCAACGAACAGCTGGGCTTTGATCTGACGGATACATTCTGTGGTCTGAAGGCATACCGCATTGAAGCCCTGGCGAAGTTCAACGTAACCGATCTCGGCTACGCGATGCCGCTGCAACTCTGGGTTCAGGCCGCTGCTCATGGAATGAAGATCGTTGAATTCCCCGTTCCGCTGGTCTACCTCGAAGAAGAACGCAGCTTCGGCGGTTCGCTCGATGATGCGATCAAACGCAAAGCATACTACGATGAAGTGCTCGACCGGGAAATGCAGGCAGCCGGGCTGACCTGCTGTGCCACTGATTGTTGTAACGATCGTACCGATTCTTTCAGCGAGTGA